One Miscanthus floridulus cultivar M001 chromosome 11, ASM1932011v1, whole genome shotgun sequence DNA window includes the following coding sequences:
- the LOC136494763 gene encoding UDP-glycosyltransferase 73C7-like, which yields MSQAERSRAVAARRPDAPLHLVFVPFLARSHFVPLAAKAAASSAASRAEHEVAAATATTAAIVTTAHFAALAPASVPVHAAPLRCPGGHEDFSLLPDEASFAPTFFAAAEAALAPALTAAIRAHDGRRPVAVVSDAVLYWAPRVARDCGVPHVTFHTIGAFAAAAMVALHLYRPEVVLTGPFAVPGGFPHPVRVNRAQVNEEALANLPLFRAAEAQSCAVVFNSVSALESDFAAYYQSQLAGTPKKVFLVGPTRAAVSPPPRAVTERDPILQWLDGRDAGTVVYVCFGSTCALGESQLRELAAGLRASGRPFVWTIPTPPRGDGTGSCTEREERASSHGMVVAGRWAPQAEILAHHAVGGFVTHCGWNSVLEAVSAGVPLATWPLRAEQFLNEVFLVEVLRVGVRVREVARESDLEAVVPADAVARAVGRLMGGDGQDEEAVAARRARSRELGAAARAAVAEGGSSCGDWARLVYELKSFHGRDSDPQT from the coding sequence ATGTCGCAGGCCGAGCGATCGCGCGCGGTCGCCGCGCGCCGCCCGGACGCGCCTCTCCACCTCGTCTTCGTGCCATTCCTCGCGCGCAGCCACTTCGTCCCGCTCGCGGCCAAGGCGGCGGCCTCCTCCGCAGCCTCCCGCGCAGAGCACgaggtcgccgccgccaccgccaccacggcCGCCATCGTCACCACGGCACACTTCGCGGCCCTCGCGCCGGCGTCCGTGCCGGTCCACGCGGCGCCGCTCCGCTGCCCCGGCGGGCACgaggacttctccctcctcccGGACGAGGCCTCCTTCGCACCGACCTTTTTCGCCGCCGCGGAGGCCGCCCTGGCCCCGGCGCTCACCGCCGCCATCCGCGCCCACGACGGCCGCAGGCCCGTGGCGGTCGTCTCGGACGCCGTGCTCTACTGGGCGCCGCGAGTCGCGCGCGACTGCGGCGTGCCGCACGTCACGTTCCACACTATCGGCGCCTTCGCCGCGGCGGCTATGGTCGCGCTCCATCTCTACCGTCCCGAGGTGGTGCTCACGGGCCCGTTCGCGGTCCCCGGCGGCTTCCCGCACCCCGTGAGGGTCAACAGGGCGCAGGTCAACGAGGAGGCGCTGGCGAACCTCCCTCTCTTCCGTGCCGCGGAGGCCCAGAGCTGCGCCGTCGTGTTTAACAGCGTCTCCGCGCTCGAGTCCGACTTCGCCGCGTACTACCAGAGCCAGCTCGCCGGGACGCCCAAGAAAGTGTTCCTCGTCGGCCCCACGCGCGCCGCGGTGTCTCCACCTCCACGCGCCGTCACGGAGCGGGACCCGATTCTGCAGTGGCTCGACGGCCGGGACGCGGGGACGGTGGTGTACGTGTGCTTCGGGAGCACGTGCGCGCTAGGCGAGAGCCAGCTCCGTGAGCTGGCCGCCGGGCTGCGCGCGTCGGGCCGGCCGTTCGTCTGGACGATCCCGACGCCGCCCCGCGGGGATGGCACTGGCAGCTGCACGGAGCGGGAGGAGCGCGCGTCCAGCCACGGCATGGTGGTGGCCGGGCGGTGGGCGCCGCAGGCGGAGATCCTGGCGCACCACGCGGTGGGCGGCTTCGTCACGCACTGCGGCTGGAACTCGGTGCTGGAGGCCGTGTCCGCCGGAGTCCCGCTCGCGACGTGGCCGCTCCGCGCGGAGCAGTTCCTGAACGAGGTGTTCCTCGTGGAGGTGCTCCGCGTGGGCGTGCGGGTGCGGGAGGTGGCGCGCGAGTCGGACCTGGAGGCCGTGGTGCCGGCTGACGCGGTAGCGCGCGCCGTGGGAAGGCTCATGGGCGGCGATGGCCAGGACGAGGAGGCGGTCGCAGCGAGGAGAGCCAGATCCAGGGAGCTCGGGGCCGCGGCGCGGGCGGCCGTGGCGGAGGGCGGTTCGTCCTGTGGTGACTGGGCACGGCTGGTATATGAGCTCAAGTCGTTCCACGGTCGCGACAGCGATCCACAGACGTGA